The DNA segment CCGTGGGGAGGCCCACGGACGGTCACCGGTGGGGGTGCCCCGTCCCGCCCCACACCCGGCGGCTTTTCCGTCGTGTCCGGCGGCTGGGGCCAGCGGGAGCCGGCGGGACACCCACCCACGCCACGCACACCCGCCCAGAGCCACGCACACCCGCCCACGGCCCCTAcacccacccacagcccctACACCCACCCACGCCATGGACACCCATGACACGCACACCCACCCACGGCCCCTAcacccacccacagcccctACACCCACCCACACCATGTACACCCATGACACGCAcacccacccacagcccctACACCACCCACGCCATGTACACCCATGACACGCAcacccacccacagcccctACACCCACCCAGAGCCCCTACACCCACCCACGGGCCCCTAcacccacccacagcccctACACCCACCCAGAGCCACGCAcacccacccacagcccctACACCCACCCAGAGCCACGCAcacccacccacagcccctACACCCACCCACGCCATGTACACCCATGACACGCACACCCACCCACGGCCCCTAcacccacccacagcccctACACCCACCCAGAGCCACGCacacccaccccacagcccctaCACCCACCCACGCCATGTACACCCATGACACGCAcacccacccacagcccctacacccacccacagcccctACACCCACCCAGAGCCACGCACACCCACCCACGGCCCCTAcacccacccacagcccctACACCCACCCAGAGCCACGCACACCCACCCACGGCCCCTACACCCACCCACGCCATGTACACCCATGACACGCACACCCACCCACGGCCCCTAcacccacccacagcccctACACCCACCCAGAGCCACGCACACCCACCCACGGCCCCTAcacccacccacagcccctACACCCACCCACGCCATGTACACCCATGACACGCACACCCACCCACGGCCCCTAcacccacccacagcccctACACCCACCCAGAGCCACGCACACCCACCCACGGCCCCTAcacccacccacagcccctACACCCACCCACGCCATGTACACCCATGACACGCACACCCACCCACGGCCCCTAcacccacccacagcccctACACCCACCCAGAGCCAACGCACACCCACCCCACGGCCCCTACACCCACCCACGCCATGTACACCCATGACACGCAcacccacccacagcccctACACCCACCCAGAGCCACGCACACCCCGCCCACAGCCCCTACACCCACCCACGCCATGTACACCCACGCCacgcacacccacccacaccacGCACACCCACCCAGAGCCACGCACACCCACCCACGGCCCCTACACCCACCCACGCCATGTACACCCACGCCacgcacacccacccacaccacGCACACCCACCCATGGCCCATGCAGCCACCCACGCCATGTACACCCATGACACGCACACCCACGCCACGCACACCCACCCACGCCACGCACACCCACGCCACGCACACCCACCCATGGCCCCTACACCCCCCCACGGCATGTACACCCACGCCACGCACACCTACCCAGAgccacacaccccaccccacaaccccttgcacaccccctgcaccccctttgCACACCCGTTGCACACACTTACAGGCCCTtgcacaccccacacccccttgcacaccccctgcacaccccacGCCCCTTGCACACCCCCGCACACTTTTACACGCCCTTGCACACCCCAGGCCCCCTGCACACCCTtgcacccccttgcacaccccacaccccttgcacaccccttgcacacccccttgcacaccccctGCACACCCCTTGCACACACTTACAGGCCCTTGCACACCCCAcaccccttgcacacccccTGCACACACTTACAGGCCCTTGCACACTCcacacccccttgcacaccccacacccccttgcacaccccctGCACACACTTACAGGCCCTTGCACACCCCTGCACATTTTTACCCGCCCTtgcacaccccacacccccttgcacacccccttgcacacccccgCACACTTTtacacccccttgcacaccccagGCCCCCTGCACACCCttgcaccccctgcacccccttgcacacccccaCGCCCCTTGCACACCCCCGCACACTTTTACACGCCCTTGCACACTCCACGCCCCCTTGCACACCCCGTGCACACCCCACACCCCTTGCACCCCCTTGCGCACCTCCACACCCCTtgcacaccccacacccccttgcacaccctTTGCACACCCCTTGCACACACTTACAGGCCTTTGCACACCCCCGCACACTTTtacacccccttgcacacccccgCACACTTTTACACGCCCTTGCACACCCCAGGCCCCCTGCACACCCttgcaccccctgcacccccttgcacaccccaCACCCCTTGCACACCCCTTGCACACACTTACAGGCCCTtgcacaccccacacccccttgcacaccccttGCACACACTTACAGGCCCTTGCACACCCCACACCCCTTGCACACCCCTTGCACACACTTACAGGCTTTTGCACACCCCAcaccccttgcacacccccTGCACACACTTACACGCCCTTGCACACCCCACGCCCCTTGCACACCCCTTGCACACACTTACAGGCCCTTGCAcaccccttgcacacccccttgcacaccccctgcacaccccacgccccttgcacacccccttgcacaccccctgcacacccccgcacaccccacaccccttgcacacccccttgcacacccccttgcacaccccctgcacaccccacgccccttgcacacccccttgcacacccccgCACACTTTTACACGCCCTTGCACACCCCAGGCCCCCTGCACACCCTTGcacactgcccccccccccccccccgcccggcccggcgcgctccccgcggccccgcccctcgccccgcccaccgccctGCCGGTGACCCCGCCCACCTGCCTtggccccgcccaccgcccgcAGCGCCGCCGGCCTCTTTCCTGTGACCCCGCCCACCCGCTTGGCcccgcccctctccccgcccACCGCCCGTAGCTCCGCCCGCCTCCCTTTCCCGTGACCCCGCCCACCTGCCTtggccccgcccaccgcccgcAGCGCCGCCCGCCTCCCTTTCCCGTGACCCCGCCCACCTGCCTtggccccgcccaccgcccgcAGCGCCGCCCGCCTCCCTTTCCCGTGACCCCGCCCACCTGCCTtggccccgcccaccgcccgcAGCGCCGCCCGCCTCCCTTTCCCGTGACCCCGCCCACCTGCCTtggccccgcccaccgcccgcAGCGCCGCCCGCCTCCCTTTCCCGTGACCCCGCCCACCTGCCTTGGCCACGCCCACCTCCCGCAGCACCGCCCATGTCCCTTTTCCCGTGGCCCCGCCCACCCGCTTGGCCCCGCCCACCTCCCCGCCCACCCGGCCGCTCTCGGCCCCGCGCGCGCAGGCCGGAAGTTCCGGTAGCGGCACCGGAGCGGGGGCGGCGGAACCGGAAGGGCCCGGGGgttcccctccccccacccccgccgcccccccagcacgcggggacccccggccaTGGGTGCCgcgggggggtggggctgggccccggcccgggcgcTGCTCTGCGCCGTCTGCCTGCGGGGCGCCCGGCGGGCCCGCCAggtcgggggcggggggcgcggggggggcacggggggggccacgggcacgggcacgggggggtcccggggggggccACGGGCACGGGGGGTCACGGGCATGGGGGGTCACGGTCACGGGGGGGTCACGGTCACGGGGGGTCACGGTCacaggggggtcccgggggggccACGGGCACGGGGGGTCACGGTCACGGGGGTCACGGTCAcggggggccatgggggggccACGGGTCACGGGGGGTCACGGGCACGGGGGGTCACGGTCACAGGGGGCCATGGGGAGGTCACGGTcacgggggggtcccgggggggccACGGTCCCAGGGGGTCACGGTcacgggggggtcccggggggggccACGGTCACGGGGGGTCACAGTCATAGGGGGTCACGGTCATGGGGGGTCACAGTcacggggggggtcccgggggggccATGGTCATGGGGGGTCACGGTCACGGGGGGTCACGGTCACGGGGGGTCACGGTcacgggggggtcccaggggctcACGGTCCGGGGGGGTCACGGTCACGGGGGGGTCACGGTCCCGGGGGGGGCCACGGGCACGGGGGGTCACGGGCacgggggggtcctgggggggccACGGTCACGGGGGGTCACGGTCACGGGGGGGCCATGGGGAGGTCACGGTcacgggggggtcccggggggggccACGGTCCCAGGGGGTCACGGTCACAGGGGGCCACGGTcacgggggggtcccgggggggccACGGTCACGGGGGGCCACAGTCACGGGGGTCACGGTCACGGGGGGTCACGGTcacgggggggtcccgggggggccACGGTCACGGGGGGTCACGGTCACGGGGGGGTCACGGTCCCGGGGGGGGGCCACGGGCACGGGGGGTCACGGGCacgggggggtcctgggggggccACGGTCACGGGGGGTCACGGTCATGGGGGGTCACGGTCCCGGGGGGGCCACGGTCACGGGGGTCACGGTCACGGGGGGTCACAGGCACGGGGGGTCACGGGCACGGGGGTTCCCAGGGGGCTCACGGTCACGGGGGGTCAcggtcccgggggggtcccgggggggccACGGTCACGGGGGTCACGGTCATGGGGGGTCACGGTCAcggggggccatggggggggcCACGGGCACGGGGGGTCACAGGCACGGGGGGTCACGGGcacggggggggtcccggggggtcaATGGTCACAGGGGGTcagggtcccgggggggtcccggggggtcaATGGTCACAGGGGGTCAGGGTCACGGGGGGGGTCACGGTcacggggggggcccggggggggaaCGGTCATGGGGGGCCACGGTGTGGTGACGGTCACGGGGGGTCCTGTCACgggtgggggctgggggagggccTGTcacgggggggtcccgggggggccCTGTCACGGGTGGGGCCCATGGGGGCGGGTCCCTGTCATGGGTGGGCCCCCCCGGGGATGGGCCCGTGTCACCCAGCTGGGCCCCTGTCACCTGTCTGATCCCGTGTCACCCTTCCAATCCTGTGTCACCCGTCCCATCACATGTCACCCAGCCAGTCCCGTGTCACCCAGACGGTCCCCGTGTCACCCAGATGATCCTGTGTCACCCATCCGATCCCGTGTCACCCACCCAGTCCCATGTCACCCGTCCAATCCCGTGTCACCCATCCAGTCCCATGTCACCCATCCGATCCCGTGTCACCCATCCAATCCCGTGTCACCCATCCAGTCCCATGTCACTCATCCGACCCCGTGTCACCCATCTGATCCCATGTCACCCATCCAGTCCCATGTCACCCCGCCCGACCCCGTGCCACCCATCCAATCCCGTGTCACCCATCCAGTCCCATGTCACTCATCCGACCCCGTGTCACCCATCTGATCCCATGTCACCCATCCAGTCCCATGTCACCCGCCCGACCCCGTGCCACCCATCCAGTCCCGTGTCACCCAGACGGTCCCATGTCACCCGCCTGACCCTGTGCCACCCATCCAGTCCCGTGTCACCCATCCAGTCCCATGTCACCCGCCTGACCCCGTGTCACCCATCCGACCCCATGCCACCCATCCAGTCCCCTGTCACCCGTCTGATCCCGTGCCACCCAGCCGGTCCTGTGTCACCCATCCAGTCCCATGTCACCCACCCCGATCCCATGTCACCCGCCCGACCCCATGCCACCCAGCCGGTCCCGTGTCACCCATCTGATCCCATGTCACCCGCCTGACCCCATGTCACCCATCCAGTCCCGTGTCACCCATCCAGTCCCATGTCACCCATCCAGTCCCGTGTCACCCATCCAGTCCCATGTCACCCAGACGGTCCCATGTCACCCCGCCCAACCCCATGCCACATGCCCGACCCCATGCCACCCAGCTGGTCCCGTGTCACCCATCTGATCCCATGTCACCCGCCTGACCCCATGTCACCCATCCCGTCCCGTGTCACCCATCCAGTCCCAATGTCACCTGCCTGACCCCATGTCACCCATCCAGTCCCGTGTCACCCATCCAGTCCCATGTCACCCGCCTGACCCCATGTCACCCATCCAGTCCCGTTCACCCATCCAGTCCCCTGTCACCCAGACGGTCCCATGTCACCCCCGCCCAACCCCATGCCACATGCCCGACCCCATGCCACCCAGCTGGTCCCGTGTCACCATCTGATCCATGTCACCCGCCTGACCCCATGTCACCCATCCAGTCCCATGTCACCCATCCAGTCCCATGTCACCCACCCGATCCCGTGTCACCCGCTCGACCCTGTGCCACCTAGCCAGTCCCATGTCACCCATGCAGTCCCGTGTCACCCATCCAGTCCTGTGTCACCCATCCAATCCCATGTCACCCATCCAGTCCCCTGTCACCCAGACGGTCCCATGTCACCCGCCCAACCCCATGCCACATGCCCAACCCCATGCCACCCATCCAGTCCCGTGTCACCCATCTGATCCCATGTCACCCACCCGATCCCGTGTCACCCGCTCGACCCTGTGCCACCTAGCCAGTCCCATGTCACCCATGCAGTCCCGTGTCACCCATCCAGTCCCATGTCACCCCACCCGATCCCGTGTCACCCCGCTCGACCCCGTGCCACCTAGCCAGTCCCATGTCACCCATCCAGTCCCGTGTCACCCATGCAGTCCCGTGTCACCCATGCAGTCCCAGTCCCATGTCACCCATCCAGTCCCATGTCACCCATGCAGTCCCGTGTCACCCATGCAGTCCCATGTCACCCATCCAGTCCCGTGTCACCCATCCAGTCCCATGTCACCCATGCAGTCCCATGTCACCCATGCAGTCCTGTGTCACCCATGGCAGGTCCCATGTCACCCATCCAGTCCCGTGTCACCCATGCAGTCCCATGTCACTCATGCAGTCCCGTGTCACCCATCCAGTCCCATGTCACCCATGCAGTCCCGTGTCACCCATGCAGTCCCATGTCACCCATGCAGTCCCGTGTCACCCATGCAGTCCCATGTCACCCATCCAGTCCCCTGTCACCCTCCCGACCCCAGCCGGTCACCTCCCGTCCCCCGCTCCCGGCAGGTGACGGGCGGGCCGGCAGCCGGCTTCCTCCTGCAGGCGATGGCGGCGGCGAGCGACGCCCTGGAGCCCCTCTGGGCCTGGGGGACCCCGGGAGGGGGACCCCCGACCCCCCTGCCCGGCGCCTGGGTTTCGGCCATGTTGGGACAACCCTTGGTGGCCTTCGGCTTCCACCGGCTCAGCGGCGACCGGGCCACCGCCAACCTGCTGCTGGGCGCGGGCCGCGGCGCTGGCGCCCATCGCCGCGCGGCTCCCCGAGGAAGGCCGGCTCCTGGCCGCCCGCGCCGTCACCTTCCTCACCGCCGGCAGCACCCTCACCCTCTCCGTCCTCACCGGCAACGCGCCCGGCGTGCTGGGCAGCCTCCTCATGGCCGCCGGCAATTTGTTGCCGGCGCCCGGCGCCCGGTTCGAggggcacccgtgggtgctggcGGCGGGGAATTTGGCGTTGCAGCGAGCGCTGCGGCAGCTGGGCGTCGACTGAGCGAGGCGGCGCAGTAAAGGCCGTACGGCGTCCCGGCGATTTCGCCTCTCCGGGTGGCGTTGCCTGGCGTTACCGGCGGTGacgcgcccgccgccggctcccggcGCTCGTTAAGGGTCCTCGTTAGCGCTGGGGGCCCTGGCAcggcaccctggggtgggggtccctgacATGGCACCTTGGGGTCCCCAGCACGGCACCcgtgggtgggggtccctgacATGGCACCTTGGGGTCCCCAGCACGGCACCcgtgggtgggggtccctgacATGGCACCTTGGGGTCCCTggcacagcaccctggggtgggggtccctggcacagcaccctggggtccctggtacagcaccctggggtgggggtccctgacatggcaccctggggtccctggcacagcaccctggggtgggggtccctgacATGGCACCTTGGGGTCCCTGACATGGCACCTTGGGGTCCCTggcacagcaccctggggtccttggcacagcaccctggggtgggggttcctggcacagcaccctggggtccctggtACAGCACCcgtgggtgggggtccctggcacagcaccctggggtgggggtccctggcacagcaccctggggtccctggtacagcaccctggggtgggggtccctggcacAGCACCCTGAGGTCCCTGGtacagcaccctggggtgggggtccctgccatggcaccctggggtccctggtACAGCACCCTAGGGTCCCTGGCACAGCactctggggtgggggtccctggcacggcaccctggggtccctggtacagcaccctggggtccctggcacagcaccctggggtgggggtccctgacATGGCACCTTGGGGTCCCTGGCACGgcaccctgggggtccccggcacggcaccctggggtgggggtccccagcacagtACCCTGAGGTCACTGGtacagcaccctggggtgggggtccctggcacAGCACCTTGGGGTCCCTGGTacagcaccctggggtccccagcacagcacccgtgggtggggggtccccagcacagtACCCTGAGGTCCCTggcacagcaccctggggtgggggtccctgccatggcaccctggggtccccggcacagcaccctggggtgacGGCAGCTCGTGGGCCCCTCTGCGGgcggggggaccccagccctgccagcagcccctccCCTGGCacgtgggggcactgggagtactgggggcactgggagaagTGGGGGTAGTGGGGGtactggggctggggacactgggggcacagggggcagtggggctggggacactgggggcactggtcacactgtgctggggtgcactgggggcactgggagcactgggctggggcagtgggggcactgggggtactgggactgggggcactggggcactGGTCACACTGTgctggggtgcactgggggcactgggagcactgggctggggcagtgggggcactgggggtactgggactgggggcactggggcactGGTCACACTGTGCTGGGgtgcactgggagcactggtcaCATTGGGACTGGTGCCACTGGTCACACTGTgctggggtgcactgggggcactgggagcactgggctggggcagtgggggcactgggggtactgggactgggggcactggggcactGGTCACACTGTgctggggtgcactgggggcactggtcACATTGGGACTGGTGCCACTGGTCACACTGTgctggggtgcactgggggcactgggagcactgggcttggggcagtggggggcactgggggtactgggactgggggcactggggcactGGTCACACTGTgctggggtgcactgggggcactggtcACATTGGGACTGGTGCCACTGGTCACACTGTgctggggtgcactgggggcactgggagcactgggctggggcagtgggggcactgggggtacagggactgggggcactggggcactGGTCACACTGTgctggggtgcactgggggcactggtcACATTGGGACTGGTGCCACTGGTCACACTGTgctggggtgcactgggggcactgggagcactgggctggggcagtgggggcactgggggtactgggactgggggcactggggcactGGTCACACTGTgctggggtgcactgggggcactggtcACATTGGGACTGGTGCCACTGGTCACACTGTgctggggtgcactgggggcaactgggagcactgggctggggcagtgggggcactgggggtactgggactgggggcactggggcactGGTCACACTGTgctggggtgcactgggggcactggtcACATTGGGACTGGTGCCACTGGTCACACTGTgctggggtgcactgggggcactgggagcactgtgctggggtgcactgggggcactgggagcactgggctggggcagtgggggcactgggggtacTGGGACTGGGGCACTGGGGCACTGGTCACACTGTgctggggtgcactgggggcactggtcACATTGGGACTAGTGCCACTGGTCACACTGTgctggggtgcactgggggcactggtcacactgtgctggggtgcactgggggcactgggagcactgggctggggcagtgggggcactgggggtactgggactgggggcactggggcactGGTCACACTGTgctggggtgcactgggggcactggtcACATTGGGACTGGTGCCACTGGTCACACTGTgctggggtgcactgggggcactggtcacactgtgctggggtgcactgggggcactgggagcactgggctggggcagtgggggcactgggggtactgggactgggggcactggggcactGGTCACACTGTgctggggtgcactgggggcactggtcACATTGGGACTGGTGCCACTGGTCACACTGTgctggggtgcactgggggcactgggagcactgggctggggcagtgggggcactgggggtactgggactgggggcactggggcactGGTCACACTGTgctggggtgcactgggggcactggtcACATTGGGACTGGTGCCACTGGTCACACTGTgctggggtgcactgggggcactgggagcactgtgctggggtgcactgggggcactgggagcactgggctggggcagtgggggcactgggggtactgggactgggggcactggggcactGGTCACACTGTgctggggtgcactgggggcactggtcACATTGGGACTAGTGCCACTGGTCACACTGTgctggggtgcactgggggcactgggagcactgtgctggggtgcactgggggcactgggagcactgggctggggcagtgggggcactgggggtactgggactgggggcactggggcactGGTCACACTGTgctggggtgcactgggggcactggtcACATTGGGACTGGTGCCACTGGTCACACTGTgctggggtgcactgggggcactgggagcactgggct comes from the Pelecanus crispus isolate bPelCri1 unplaced genomic scaffold, bPelCri1.pri SCAFFOLD_311, whole genome shotgun sequence genome and includes:
- the TMEM276 gene encoding LOW QUALITY PROTEIN: transmembrane protein 276 (The sequence of the model RefSeq protein was modified relative to this genomic sequence to represent the inferred CDS: deleted 1 base in 1 codon); the encoded protein is MGAAGGWGWAPARALLCAVCLRGARRARQVTGGPAAGFLLQAMAAASDALEPLWAWGTPGGGPPTPLPGAWVSAMLGQPLVAFGFHRLSGDRATANLLLGAAAALAPIAARLPEEGRLLAARAVTFLTAGSTLTLSVLTGNAPGVLGSLLMAAGNLLPAPGARFEGHPWVLAAGNLALQRALRQLGVD